A window of the Deltaproteobacteria bacterium genome harbors these coding sequences:
- a CDS encoding xanthine dehydrogenase family protein subunit M gives MRGFEYVRPSSLEEACRLLGRSEGESRVLAGGTDLLVQVKQKRLHPDLVVSLRDVPGLSFIRVEPDGSVAIGAMTSLGAIETSKEMLEHLPPVAEAASMVGSVQVRSRATLGGNLCNAAPSADMAPILIAYEATVDLGDGRRDRSIPLEDFFTGPGQTVLETGEVMKAVRIPRAPEWSFGTYLKAFRSSMDIAVVGVGIRVTFRRETTVCQDLRLVLGAVAPTPMRARGSERMAAGRELDDVLIEEISRMASEEARPISDVRSTAGYRKSLVTVLTRRVLLAARDWAEKGGRR, from the coding sequence ATGAGAGGGTTTGAATACGTTCGTCCATCATCTCTTGAGGAGGCCTGCCGGCTGCTGGGCCGGTCTGAGGGCGAGTCGAGGGTTCTGGCCGGGGGGACGGATCTGCTGGTTCAGGTCAAGCAGAAGAGACTCCATCCCGACCTGGTAGTCAGTCTGAGAGACGTCCCAGGGCTTTCCTTTATCCGCGTTGAACCTGACGGGAGTGTTGCGATCGGCGCCATGACATCCCTTGGGGCGATCGAGACCTCAAAGGAGATGCTCGAGCATCTCCCCCCTGTGGCAGAGGCGGCCTCCATGGTGGGCTCGGTCCAGGTGAGGAGCCGGGCCACCCTCGGGGGTAACCTGTGCAATGCCGCACCGTCGGCGGACATGGCGCCGATTCTGATAGCCTACGAGGCTACCGTGGATCTCGGCGACGGCCGGAGGGACCGGTCGATTCCCCTTGAAGATTTCTTTACCGGTCCAGGCCAGACCGTGCTCGAGACCGGAGAGGTGATGAAAGCGGTCCGGATCCCCAGGGCGCCGGAGTGGAGCTTCGGGACCTATCTGAAGGCCTTCCGGTCGAGCATGGACATCGCGGTCGTGGGGGTGGGGATACGGGTGACCTTCCGGAGGGAAACCACGGTCTGCCAGGACCTGAGACTGGTGCTGGGCGCGGTTGCTCCGACGCCGATGCGGGCCAGGGGCTCGGAGCGGATGGCGGCGGGTCGCGAGCTCGATGACGTCTTGATCGAGGAGATCAGCCGGATGGCCTCTGAGGAGGCTCGTCCCATATCGGATGTTCGATCGACTGCCGGCTATCGGAAGAGCCTGGTTACCGTGTTGACGCGGAGGGTGCTTCTTGCAGCCCGCGACTGGGCAGAGAAAGGAGGCCGCCGGTGA
- a CDS encoding (2Fe-2S)-binding protein: MKRELRIRVNGDLYHLFVEPHRTLLEVIREEIGLTGTKKGCELGECGACTVLLDGRPVNSCLVLAHEADGREITTIEGISRGGDLHPIQRAFVEHGAIQCGFCTPGMIISTKALLDRDPKAGRREIRNALKGNLCRCTGYIKITEAVEAAEDMMEEGGRR; this comes from the coding sequence GTGAAACGAGAGCTCAGGATAAGGGTCAACGGCGATCTATACCATCTTTTTGTGGAACCTCATCGCACCCTTCTCGAGGTGATCCGGGAGGAGATCGGCCTCACGGGAACCAAGAAGGGATGTGAACTCGGCGAATGCGGGGCCTGCACGGTTCTGCTCGACGGCAGGCCGGTAAACTCATGCCTGGTTCTCGCCCACGAGGCCGACGGCCGGGAGATCACCACGATCGAAGGCATATCCAGGGGCGGGGACCTCCATCCCATCCAGAGGGCCTTTGTTGAACACGGGGCCATTCAGTGCGGCTTTTGCACTCCCGGTATGATCATCAGCACAAAGGCTCTTCTCGACAGGGACCCGAAGGCGGGCAGGAGAGAGATCCGAAATGCGCTCAAGGGTAACCTCTGCCGGTGCACGGGGTATATCAAGATCACGGAGGCCGTGGAGGCGGCCGAGGACATGATGGAAGAGGGGGGGCGCCGATGA
- a CDS encoding xanthine dehydrogenase family protein molybdopterin-binding subunit: MRGKVIGKGLPKIDSIAKATGEARYTVDLKLPGMLCGKILRSPIAHGKIKSIDPSRAERLEGVHAVITAKDVPQNRFSFFQWQADKTILCTDRVRYVGDEVAAVAAVDEETATSALDLIDVEYETLPAVFDAEEAVKPGAPLIHEKDKNIAFHVERLFGDPDRAFEECDFVCEDRYVTEQVAHCCMEVSNCVARWDPAGRLTIWVNTQAPHTQRQEVARILGIPARNVRIISSAMGGGFGSKLVMDMKLPIASLLSRRTGRPVKIENSRQEEFSTAKTRYGYTIYVKTGAKRDGRLWAREMKVVGDNGAYNDKGPATLNFSSMMFGTMYNIPNIRYEGTLVYTNKQMGTAFRGFGNPQITFACETQLDLLAEKMGMDPLELRLKNANQPGQVTSCGAEITSCGMTECMEAAARTARWKEKRNQKGLRGIGLANMVHTGAGGRFYGYNAADAFVKLSDDGTVTLITSALDMGQGAHTAMAQIVAEELGVNLGDVNVVSNDTDLTPYDLGAWGSRATFMNGNAALDAARQARQEIVQVAAEMMEADPEEIVLEDGKVSVKGSGERYSFRELADYAVNKRGTPISGRGRFVDRLPPGYTIAEAFAKNIPAFSFGTQVAEVEIDPETGEVKVLRVVAAHETGTTINTTMAEGQIEGSVVQGIGYALMERLVLEEGKVVNDGFLDYKIPTIGDIPEIKTILIETNDPHGPFGAKGIGEPGLVPTAAAIVNAIYDACGVRVRRLPVDRDDLLKRLREKRGGSRAAGA; this comes from the coding sequence ATGAGAGGGAAGGTGATTGGAAAGGGGCTTCCAAAGATCGATTCTATCGCCAAGGCCACAGGGGAGGCCCGGTACACGGTGGACCTCAAGCTGCCCGGGATGCTCTGCGGGAAGATCCTGAGGAGCCCTATTGCTCACGGCAAGATCAAATCCATTGATCCGTCCCGGGCGGAGCGACTCGAGGGTGTCCATGCGGTCATCACTGCAAAGGACGTCCCCCAAAACAGATTCAGCTTCTTTCAATGGCAGGCCGACAAGACGATTCTCTGCACCGACAGGGTCCGGTACGTGGGTGATGAAGTGGCGGCCGTGGCGGCCGTGGACGAAGAGACCGCGACGAGTGCGCTCGATCTCATCGATGTCGAGTACGAGACCCTTCCCGCGGTATTCGATGCAGAGGAGGCAGTCAAACCCGGGGCTCCTCTGATCCATGAGAAAGACAAAAACATTGCCTTCCATGTGGAGCGTCTCTTCGGCGACCCGGACAGGGCCTTTGAAGAGTGCGACTTTGTCTGTGAGGATCGCTACGTGACGGAGCAGGTGGCCCACTGCTGTATGGAGGTATCGAACTGCGTGGCCAGGTGGGATCCGGCAGGCAGGCTGACTATCTGGGTCAACACCCAGGCTCCCCATACCCAGAGGCAGGAGGTAGCCCGGATTCTGGGGATTCCGGCACGTAACGTCCGGATCATAAGCTCCGCCATGGGAGGTGGTTTCGGATCCAAGCTGGTCATGGATATGAAACTCCCCATCGCTTCCCTTCTTTCCAGGAGGACAGGAAGGCCGGTAAAGATCGAGAACTCGAGGCAGGAGGAATTCAGCACCGCCAAGACCCGCTACGGTTACACTATCTATGTCAAGACCGGGGCGAAAAGGGACGGAAGGCTCTGGGCCAGGGAGATGAAGGTGGTCGGTGACAACGGGGCTTACAACGACAAGGGCCCTGCTACGCTCAATTTCTCGAGCATGATGTTCGGTACCATGTACAACATCCCCAATATCCGGTACGAGGGGACCCTTGTCTATACAAACAAACAGATGGGCACCGCTTTCCGGGGGTTCGGAAACCCTCAGATCACCTTTGCCTGTGAGACGCAGCTTGACCTGCTTGCCGAGAAGATGGGCATGGATCCTCTGGAACTCCGGCTGAAAAACGCCAACCAACCCGGGCAGGTGACCTCCTGCGGCGCAGAGATCACCAGTTGCGGGATGACCGAGTGCATGGAGGCCGCGGCCCGAACGGCCCGGTGGAAGGAGAAGCGCAACCAGAAAGGGCTTCGCGGGATCGGCTTGGCAAACATGGTTCACACAGGAGCGGGTGGACGTTTCTACGGCTACAATGCAGCAGACGCCTTTGTCAAGCTCTCTGACGACGGCACGGTGACCCTCATCACCTCGGCCCTCGACATGGGGCAGGGAGCCCACACGGCCATGGCCCAGATTGTGGCCGAGGAGCTGGGGGTGAATCTCGGGGATGTCAATGTCGTCTCCAATGACACGGATCTGACCCCTTATGACCTTGGGGCTTGGGGGAGCCGGGCGACCTTCATGAACGGCAATGCCGCCCTGGACGCTGCCAGACAGGCCAGGCAGGAGATCGTCCAGGTCGCCGCCGAGATGATGGAGGCAGATCCCGAGGAGATCGTTCTCGAGGATGGGAAGGTCTCTGTCAAAGGGTCAGGGGAGAGGTACAGCTTTCGGGAACTTGCCGATTATGCCGTCAACAAGAGGGGAACCCCGATTTCTGGGAGAGGCCGCTTTGTCGACAGGCTGCCTCCTGGCTATACGATCGCCGAGGCCTTTGCCAAGAACATCCCCGCTTTCTCCTTTGGTACCCAGGTGGCAGAGGTGGAGATCGACCCGGAGACAGGCGAGGTGAAGGTCCTGAGGGTTGTGGCGGCCCACGAAACCGGCACGACCATCAATACCACCATGGCCGAAGGGCAGATCGAGGGGTCTGTGGTGCAGGGCATCGGTTATGCCCTCATGGAGAGGCTGGTTTTAGAAGAGGGAAAGGTGGTGAACGACGGGTTCCTCGACTACAAGATCCCCACCATCGGAGACATCCCTGAAATCAAGACGATTCTGATCGAGACAAACG